Within Triticum dicoccoides isolate Atlit2015 ecotype Zavitan chromosome 1B, WEW_v2.0, whole genome shotgun sequence, the genomic segment tcacaaGCTCAAGGGAGTGCGTCGAGGCCATGGCGATGTTGCTCCCTTCCTACCGTCCTCACCGTGTTCCGCCACTTGCGGCAGGAATCCATGGCGCAGGCGGAGAAGCCTCCTGCCGAGGAGTGATCCCTCCGTCATAAGACGAGGTTATTCAGTTACACTTACACACCCGCAGCTTAAAATTTGTTCCTTTCTATTTTTGCAGATTTTGAATTCAATGTGGTAGAGAACACCCACAAAATCATCACAAGGATTCATGAACCTACTTTCGAATGGaagaaatgtgatgttcaattgccaTTAACCCGATCGATCTCTTGCATGGTAAATCTCCAATGGTTTGAATCTGGTTCCTCTGCGGACTATTATGATGTTTACAGAGTCGGATTTTGTGCAGGGGAAGGGGAGACCGAGGAGGAAATGGCGACCAAGAGGTGCGCAGGCACCCTGGGTGACAAGGGCCTCAGGGGGGAGAAGGTGTTCCTTAGTGCCGATCTGAACGTTCTGCTGGACGACGGCCTGAACATCACTGGTGACAACCGCATCCGCGCCTCCATGCCGTCCATCAAGTTCCTCATGGGGAAGGGCGCCAAGGTTGTCCTGGCCAACCATCTGGTGAGCGCACGCTTCTGCCATTCAGTCAGCCTCCCGTGTGGCGCACGACTGTAGCTGCTTGATGTCGTGAGCAACACCACTGGATGGCCCAGCCACCCCTTCATCGCAGACCTCGCTGGTATATTCCTTTGGGATCCCTATTCCTTTCTTGCTGTTCTGACAAAGGAAATTTCAAATCTTGTGTGTTTTTATTTGATACGCCCTGTGCCGAACTGCCGAAAACTTAATTCTAAGTGCCGCGACTGAAATTCCTGTTAAGTTCATATGTTGCAATTCTGAAACTGGATTTTGTGTATGTATTTATTCTAATGTCCGCCGAATCAACTGTGCTAATTTACTTCTCATGTTGAACTGACGTGTGATACTGGGTTTTGTGTACTTTCAATAGTCTTGCAATTTTCGTTAGGATTTGGTGCGTAAGCATTTTCACATGATTTCTAACAATCCAGTTCATCTTTTCGTTGCAGAAGACTAACCAACTAGACGCAGATCCATTTCATTCTACTAAGTGTCCCAGGCTGTGTATGCTAGCCTCCTCCGCTACATTTGCAGGCCGCCGAGTCCAACTCCTCTGCGGTGCAGATCACCCGCCCACCACGCTGCGCAACTCACGATGCAGGCGGCCCTCCTCCACGGTGAGGTGTTCTTCATGCTCATCGATATTAATTTAATTCAGAGTCTGTTTTGGTGTGTTTGGAGTGTGGATGGTAAGATGATGTGCTCAAATAGAATTAGAAGAGCAGGCATATCCATATGGTGGTACTTTTTTCATAATAAATGGTGGTGGTGCTAATTAACTATTGGCTCTTAGTTTGATTCAGAGTCTAGGTGCACTGCTAGAAACTTACTTTAGCAATTTCGCAAAGAAAAATCGACTTTTTGTTCAGCTGTTTGAACTTACTTTTCATATATGCTGATCACGGTTTAATTTCAAAATGAAAAGAGAATCCAATCCATACTGTGCTATAGTACTTTTTGGTGTAAACTAATTCAAGAGTACTACTTGAAATCTGATGGGGAATACTGATGATGCGTCATTTTGGACTAATCTTCTTAACTGAGACCAAATTTAAATGCCCTAGAGGCCGTAACACTACGATGACTTACTCCTTTCAGCATCTAACATTTATTACCAAAAAAAAACTGAGAAAACTCCAGTTATGGTGATCATGTAGGCATGAGCCCCTGTGTTCTGGACAACTAAGGTTACATGCAAAATTACCTGATCATGTAGCAATTCGGATTTAGACGCATGCATTTAGATTGGGTGGTGAAGCGAGCCCGCCATTTTATTTCTCTGAAAGAACTATACAATGATCTTTGGCTATTGCTTTCAGTATTACAGTGACAACCTTTCTATGGTATTTTGTTGGACAACTTTTTGTGTAATGTCTGGCACCTCAATATACGTTAAATAAGTGCAAGCTTGGGTATATATTTTTCTCTCTCTCATGTTGTATTCATTTTATTTGCTCTGCTACTTTGGGTAAATAGAATCACGCACAAGCTCCAGTTAGTTCCTTATTTTGTCTGTTTCAGACTTAGGATTGTAGGGGAAAGTGTGAACTATGAATTCATACCAGAACTGGATTGGCCATGGCACGTCTTCACCGACGAGTCATGACGTCGACCACAATATTGAAGATTTCCCGTTTCCTTTATTTTCAAGCATCTCTCAAAAGTATAATATATGCAGGTTCATCATTCATGCGAGGGATATGAAAGATGAAACAGAAGTAAAAGGTGTTTATGCCTACGGGCTATGGAGCATCATAATGTTGGAGAAGTGTCGTGCCGATTTTATAGATCCAGTAGCATCCTACTACTCGCAGTTTCTGTGGTTCAATCAAATCAATAGTACAATTTTCAAATGATAAATTTGTTATGGTTAGATATAATTTTTGAAGTTTCGAGGTTTTGTGAGATGAGATGATGGCTCATATATGTCATTTTGGCAAAAGTCCCACTACGGTCATATCTTGTAGTTCAATTAGATAATGCAGTTTTCAAATGATACGTGATATGGTGATATGCTTTTATTTATGTATTTCCTATATTCCTCACCACCGGCATTTGTGCATGAATTGGCTACATGTATGCAAAGCTAACTAAATAAGAACGAGATGAATTACATGTCTGCAAAACTAACCAAATATGAATGAGATGAATTTCTGGGCCGCAGTTTGTGCCAGAGCTTACTAGGAAAGAAACGCTCTATGGCAAAATCACCACTCTCCTATTATTTTTATTTTCACCGGTTTACGGACTTCATTCTTCACCAGAAGCCgcggaaaatatttatgaatagcaACAAAACTAGCAATAACTATGTTTGTTTCTATGCCGCCCTGCTCCATGTAAGTCGACAAGTCTTTTACAATATCAGTCGGATAACAAATATAATTTTTCACCATGTTAATTTTTTTAATTTAAATTAGACTGTATTCCTCAAATAATGCTCATATCGTTTACAAGGAGATGTTAATTAGCAATACTACATGCTAGAGTCCATTCCCTGGAATTACTTAACTTCCTCTTTGCAGAATCCACATACTATGTATTAACGTACATGTTAAAAATATGCTTACACAAGAGATTTTTCTTCTTCTCACGGTTATACGTGCATTgtacgtgcacgcttactagttcTGAGAAGTTGCGCAAGAGGAGTAGTTTATGGCAGTATAGCGCTTAAGTCGCGGAGATGGCCCTATAGCCCATGCTGGGCCATGACCCATTAAGATAGCTTGGTCACTCATCGGCCGCTCGGTTTGCTATGGATTTTTGTTCACTTGTGCATCTCCTATTATTAGTCGCTTGACTTAGCTCGGTACAGCGTTCTTTTCGCTAAAAAAATTTGGCTCAAAAAAAAGCTATCAATTTTTTTGTGAGTGTGTGGAATAAAGTGAATGAAACCAAAAAATGTTCACGTGTTTGATTTTATTCAAAATTTAATATAAtttcatgaatttaagaaaaatgttcatgaaatataTTTATAAAATAATATAATTgcaaaatattcatgatttttttaggTCATCACAAATTTTCACTTGTTTTGGAaatattcacgaatttgaaaaataaGTATTCATAAATTTATAAAATATTCTTGATTATTAAAAACGAAACAAaccaaaaaagggaaaagaaaaatgtAGACGGCAAATAAAAACCGATCAAAACAAGCAGAAAAGGCACAGATAAGGAAAAAACAGCATGAAAACATTCTATAAAAATCCTAAAACCAAAAATCTTAGTATTATCCATACATGGGCAGGCTAGAAAGAACACGCTTCGTCTCGTGCTTCAAGCCAACAACGACAAGGGTTTATACCTCCATAGGTGGCGTCACCGATCTGCCTCATCTCTTGTGGTCTTAGGGCCATGGGGTTGCAGTGAATCTTGACCCTGGTTGACGAGAGGGCTTTGTTTTTGGATCTTTTTTttaagttttgttaggatttgtgttTTACTCGGGAAGGTGAGACGGCGGAGCCTTCCTGAAGAAGGAATAAGGTACTCCCCGCCTAGCCCCTTCTCGGTGATGCATCTAGTATCATCGGAggacgtgtggaggtgtgtctacaacagatcTTGAAGGATTCAGTCGGCGGTTATCTTTGGTGGATCTGCTCGAATCCGGTCTTCGTTCGTCCATGTTCGTGTGTCTTCAGCTTGGATACTTCCGACTTAAGCATCTCTTTATCAGTGGTGGTTGTTGTTCCGGATGCACTGATACTATGGGGCCTTCGCAGTTAGCACAACGACTTCCCGACAGTCTACTATAGTAAGTTTTTTTCAACTTTGGCGAAGAGGGGCATTGACGGCAGCACGCCATCATTTTGCTTCAGTGCTTGCATTTGTCCCTTCGTGGTCTATAAAGCTgaatatattttttattatttctgacgtTCCTTGTACTgtctgattgaagatgaatagattgaaaaatTTTCcacgagaaagaaagaaaaagagtcgAACAAGATCTTTTTCCCCGAAACAAAAGATGAATAAGAATTTCCATCACCATCCGATGGAGGAGCTGAGGGGATGAAAGCATGGGCTTCGCTATTCCGTATCTTGGTGGGCCTATTTCATTTTGGGTTGAGGCCTCTGCTACAAATCGAACCTGTAAAATAGTACATGACAGAAGGAGGGCAACTAATCAAGGACTACTCGTTCGGGAGCCCCTGCAAGGGTTATTTGGGGTGGGCTGAGAGTACGTCATTTGTCACGCTCCCAGCTGCCTCGACATGTCGCGCTCTGGGTGCTTCCTTCCGATTTTCTTTGTTTTTTAGTATGCATTCCCGGCTTTTAGATGATTTTTTTTTCTGATTTTCGGTATTTCACCGGTTTTACATAGGACACGGATAAAAAAACATTCGGAAAAAAATCGTGAAAAATatgtttttttcttccgcgagaggcacatatTTACTTCTCATGAAGGCACGAATCTGCTTCGACGAGAGGCACGGTCGAGTCTCTACGGAAGGGGAAAACACGTTTTATCTTATTTTTCCTTGTGCGAAAGGCACAAATTTACTTCTCATAGAGGCACGGATCTGCTTCCGCTCTTGAAAAGAAAAAAATTGCCTTTTCTTTTTTTGTCCTTTGACGAGATGCACAGATTTACTGCCCGTGGAGNNNNNNNNNNNNNNNNNNNNNNNNNNNNNNNNNNNNNNNNNNNNNNNNNNNNNNNNNNNNNNNNNNNNNNNNNNNNNNNNNNNNNNNNNNNNNNNNNNNNNNNNNNNNNNNNNNNNNNNNNNNNNNNNNNNNNNNNNNNNNNNNNNNNNNNNNNNNNNNNNNNNNNNNNNNNNNNNNNNNNNNNNNNNNNNNNNNNNNNNNNNNNNNNNNNNNNNNNNNNNNNNNNNNNNNNNNNNNNNNNNNNNNNNNNNNNNNNNNNNNNNNNNNNNNNNNNNNNNNNNNNNNNNNNNNNNNNNNNNNGAGAGGCACATATTTACTTTTTGTGGAGGAACGGATTTGCCTCTGCAAGAGGCACGAGGCGTGCctctctgaaaggaaaaatatattttttttcttCCACAAAAGGCACAGATTTACTTCTCATGAAGGCACGGATCTGCTTCTGCGAAAGGCACAGGCGTGCCTCTCGGAAAGAGGAAAAAATGCTCCCAGTTCAGGTTTTTTCGTCAAAAAAGTTTATCGAaaactatcaacatgggatctagttttaaaaatctcgacgcgaggaatccaacgatgaAAACATTTTGAGATCTGGACACACGGTTTGATAGATAAAACGGTTTGAATAAATGAATCAACAAAAAATGGAAAACTCTGAGGTTGTGACAAGTGACGCATGTAATGTAtgacacttgtcgcaacctgggggtAAAAGTGACCTTTATAAAGAGTACTCCTTAATTAAAGATTTTAACCCTAAAAGAAAATAGAGATTTCTGATAGAAGGGGAAAAGCGAAGTGAGATGATATGTATTGCGGGCGTGGCTATGTGCTGCCCACAGTGGTACCTATCAAAGCATCACCTACATCGAGGCGCTGAAGTGCCAGACCAGTTACTGCGCCTACTAACATCAACTATGTTCTTTTTTTTATTCATATTTTTGTTTTCGAGAAAGCTAAGTTCCCGCCGACTGGTCGTTAGAGACAGGCACGAATGATTCTCGCACGCTTCCATCATCGTACATTCTAAATCCCGCGATGGTCGTTTGCTCATTTTTTCAATAATGTAGCGGCAACAGGAATCGAACCCGCACCCTCGCTACTGACTTTGACTACCCGGTGACCATCTCAGCCAACCGCATGTTTTTTTTAGAAGTGGGGTAATTCAGTAGATACGTGATTACTGCGAGTAGGCCACTGCTATGGTGCAGCACTCCATTTGTTTTTTTCTATTAGGAATTGGTACTACTCGGATTTTGTTGTATTTCTATAGAGAATGCATTTCTGATTTTTCTTTCACTCATGAATAATTTGTGATTCACTTCTTGATGGAAGTAGGCATCCCCGCGAGCACTCCGATGATGCCGAGAATGACGTTGGTGGTGGGATCAAAGAGGATTCTACATGAGATGCACTTGGACAGGTGGGAGATGCTGACAAAGTGAAGGTGACGTGTCGTATCATGGTAGAATTCAAGCAAATCTTCGTAGTAATTTGATGAGAGAGGGGTCATCATAGGAGAGAATACTATATGTAGTTCCAACATAATAATTATGTAGTCACCGGGTTGTAGTTGTCAACATGGTTATTTTTATAGTTACCAAGTTGTATATGTTATAGAAACATGATTATTGTAGACCGACTTACCCATTATTTTGGTTACAAAATACTGTAGAAAACATACCTCAGCAACTAttatgtaaatagcatgataatataggaCCCAAAACCTGGTAATTTAGATGTAAACACAATGGTAATTTTGACCCGTGAGAAAAAGTTATTAAAAATATACCACTGATAACTTCTAAGTAATAGCATGGTAAGGTACGTCCTCTGACCTTATAATTTAGatacaaacaccacgataactttgaCCCGTGAAAAAAGTTGTTGAAATTAAAACATACCACCGATAACTTCTAAGTAATAGCATGGTAAGATACGTCCTCTAGCTTGATAATTTAGATACAAACAGTACGATAACTTTGACCTGtggaaaaaagttgttgaaatTAAAACATACCACCGATAACTTCTAAGGAATAGCATGCTAAGATATGTCCTCTGGCCATATAATTTAggtacaaacaccacgataactCAAGTTCAAACACCACAATAATTTTGACCCAGAAAAAAAGATACTAAAAACATACAACCAATAGctttttgtgtaaatagcatgataatataggaTCCCGGACCTGATAATTTGGATACAAACACCACAATAATTTTGACCCGtggaaaaagttgttgaaaacataccgCCGTTAACTTCTGTATAAAAGCATCATAATATACGCTTTCGGACCTGATAATTTAGGTATAAACACCATGATAACTTTTGACCCCTGGAAAAAAGTTATTGAAAATATACTCTATAAATAACATGCTAACACAGGCTCctggacctgataacttatgtccaaacaccacgataacttttGACCCATGGAAAAGATATTGAAAACATACTCTTTAAATAACATGGTAACACAGACTtccggacctgataacttatgtacaaacacGACGATAATTTTGACCCatgaaaaaagttgttgaaaatatACGCACAACTAAGTTGATAACTTACTTAGTCGAGGTATGATAACTTTTGATCGGGAGGGGAGGGACTTATTGAAAAACACCCTTCGGTAATTCgtgtgtgaatagcatggtaatatacacaCAACAGAGTTGATAACTTAATTAGTCTAGGCCTGATAACCTTTTGACTGGAAGAAGTTATCAAAACATACCAACATGTGATCTATTTTAGAAGGCCTTGTCGCAATGATTTTTTATGTGAAAATAGTTTTTGTATCAGTGTCTGTTTGAGTTACAAATTATTTTAAATTTTGGTGGAATCCTCCCTGACATTAGCATTTCCGTTCTCTAGGGCATGTGCATGTGCATGTGAGGAGAAGGTTGAAGAAACCATTTTTATGCCTCGGTAATTTCTCCGTAAACAACACGATAATTTACACCCAACTAGCATGATAACTTGCTTAGTACATGCGTGATAAATTTTTATCTGAAAATATCATCGGAACATACCAATATGAGATTTAGTTTCAAAGTGAAGAATCTTTCATGTGAAAACAGTTGTTCGATCAAAGCAACAGTTTGAGCTACAAACCATTTTGAAGTTTCAAACTAGAGAGAATTTAGGATGACATCATAGTTTTGTCATCTAGTGCATATATGCATGTGCACATGGGAAGAAAATTTGGAAGACCATCTTTTTATGCCTGGTATTTCCTAAGAAAATAGCTTGGTAACTGTGTGTCGCATTCGTGATAACTTATGTAGCACATACGTGGTAACTTTTTACTCGAAAAAAATCGTCGGGATAAACCatcatgagatctagtttcgaaggttTCGTTGAGATGAATCTTTTATGTGAAGACAGTTTTTCAATGCGGCCAatggtttgagctacaaaacattttgaattttcAATCTCAAAAAATAATCTCTTGACATCATTAGTCTTGTTTTTTCTGCATGAATGCAATTAGAAGATTCTAATTAAACAAGAATTGACGGAAACACACATAGAAAAGGATGCACACATGCATAGGATGTCGCGGGAGGGAGATAGGTAGGATCGTTCGGATATGCGCCTTAAATTCCAAACTTTAGGACGTTAGTTGCGTCCAAAATAATGTTCCTGATACTTTTAAAAGgggtttatacaatgtaaaaataaATGTTCCCTTGGTTTAAAAAATGTATGTGGcgtttttaaagaaatatttacgtGTTTTTAGAAAAATTCCATGAAATATCTAACAATGTTTATAAATGTAAAAAATGGTTCGTGCAGTTTAAAAAATCTTTGTTGCAAAATTTACAAtgtgtatttggaaaatattaatGTGTATTCAATAcatgtgttttataaaaaaatgtacGTCAAATATTTGCAAACAGTCCAAAGTGTATCCGAAAAATGTTTCACATGTGCTCACAAAATGTACATTGTATACCAAGAAAAAAGTAGAGATGAGTTAAAAAATCGATAAAAACCACAAAGAAACAAAAGATAAAAGGAAAATCTGAAGAAAACAAAGAACGAAAGAAAAGAAGCAGAATATAATGAGGAATGAAAGAAAAACTGAGAGAAAACAATGACAAAACAAAGAAATCCaaagataaaataaaaacaaaaacaaagaaaaccatGAAAAACAAACAAAAACCGACGAAAATACAACAAGAAaacgaaaaacaaaacaaaaccaaTGAAACCGAACCAATCGAACGTACGGCTTTCGGTACGAGTGGCAGCGACTATCGCCCTAAATAGGCCAGCTTGCTAGTGTGTCTTCCATAGGTGATTCCTATTAGGAATAGTTGTGGCAATGTATTGCTCGTAATGAGTGATACAACCGTGTCGCTCAAAGAGCTCCCATAGTGGGCTCCCAGAGTAATTGGCATATCACTGCTAGCGCAAGTGTCCCCAATAGCGATTCCACTGGATTGTATTATTAAGAAAAGCAGCACCACAATCTCGAAAAAGTAAAACCGTGACCACACTGAACATATATTCCTAGTTTTACGCCTGTTTTTTTTACCTAGGTTGGTTTCTATTTTGAAAAACGTCAAGATACTCAAATAATGTCAACGAATtacaaaaagttcatgaattcaaaaaaaaaaatggttcaaaaaatattcatttatttgaaaaatgttcatgaattcaaatatTCTTCATGGATTCGAAAGATATTAATGAATTCAAAAAAATGGTTTATGGATTTTAAAattctcatgaattcaaaaaaatttcacTAATTCAAACAACTTCATGAACacaaaaaatgttcggaatttaaAAAAAGTCACATGAATTCAAGAATGTTCAAATATTGTTTatgaatttggttaaatttttgaaattttcaaaaaatgtacaCAATTTTTGAAACTTTCTGAATATTGTTTTAgattcttaaaaaataattaaattaCAAGAAATGGGAAACACGAAATTTCGGGAAATAGTTAATATTTTTTGGAAAACATGTAAATTTATTGAAAATTTAAATGCTTTTCAAATTTGTGAAGTgttgaaaaaacaaagaaaaatgaaaataaataaaatgaaaaaacCAGCAAAATGGCCAAGGAACCTTCCAGAACATTCCTAAAACCAACCGCTGGTTCACGCTCGTACATTGTATCCTAATATGGCTCGGTACGATTTGGGCGGGCCCAATAGAGCGATGTAAGGGGCGATTACGTGAGGCATaagtgatactccctctgtaaattaatataagagcatttagattgctaaagtagtgatctaaatgctttaTATTAATTTACGGAGGAAGTACATAGCATTTGCGGAAAAGTTGCCATAGAAAAAAATGCAGGAAAACGGTAACTTAATGTTAATGTTTCCCCTAGCTCTCGCGACTAGGGTTTTTCTCTCTGAGGCGACTCGCCCCCTCGGAGTCCTATATCCGATCACGACAATCCTCACAGGGGTGTTCCCCTGCACTACAGTGTCTCACTCGGGATTGCATCCTCCTCAGATGCGATCTCGGCGACCAACGACGGCTGCGGT encodes:
- the LOC119307305 gene encoding uncharacterized protein LOC119307305, which encodes MEQLLAFLRAAPGASLLLHNPLPASRSLPEALQAAASQILLSTHLRFPCDVAGSTISTMMGFTSSRECVEAMAMLLPSYRPHRVPPLAAGIHGAGGEASCRGVIPPVGFCAGEGETEEEMATKRCAGTLGDKGLRGEKVFLSADLNVLLDDGLNITGDNRIRASMPSIKFLMGKGAKVVLANHLAAESNSSAVQITRPPRCATHDAGGPPPRLRIVGESVNYEFIPELDWPWHVFTDES